In Kitasatospora gansuensis, a genomic segment contains:
- a CDS encoding GNAT family N-acetyltransferase → MASSEAVIRPYTPQDAAGIAELYNRHHDVPAWVDRELTPEMVLAEFAERGTVLFLVVEEAGEVLGTLGMFRACGMRVVPENEVIGSMFYLAPRIRGGMLAGKLFSLAFRTVRDQGVEAIRLTVNPSNQLALPLYRQLGCVVVGPAEADEDGDIEMVSWMPKIVTRLREEHGHLIPADLSMTAAWRYQADGIAGQELGKESELLQGRTVLRTALSLGELTFRAILDPDTGEILHTEVGAEPGPDPVLPPRPAGPAEPVFSHRSGRLNLTVRHSDGAVRVFHDDWVGPVLQETWPVFGPAYLTGWRQALRHRITVQPLPDGWLASERQPDGTLHRESRLVDGALYQRVWWTGGPAPYERLRTLVVNGLRSALLLDDRGYRPAGRGLYPANTADYQGARTRLRPGGAVAWWEPRTGLSARVHWSEPAEAGLVTDSLLALDHPSDYAYHVELHDADRPQQVLPLTGPAPDRGLALRPSGPLHEAEEDLTVEQAAWDDREVARRPVHRMVSGDHTVLLDAAAGGIASWQSAGKPVLGTPFPRARAFARNPRWRSGLWVTRQGTREDENHGLGWGSEADPVHWDFDPAAGGLGSPELSWSLAGHPTGITVTVRAQAAAQDGELVVWLTPTSPKAPELLVPGGPGEVWSLDKPGAWQRWTDRVAVRLPDGRWLATATQDPGSAQILVRSTPSGPLLALVARHPHGRAGSAHWPVSVLADADAAERYLTRQPHSRALSTEH, encoded by the coding sequence ATGGCCTCCAGTGAGGCGGTGATCCGGCCTTACACCCCCCAGGACGCGGCAGGGATAGCCGAGTTGTACAACCGGCACCACGACGTCCCGGCCTGGGTCGACCGTGAGCTGACGCCGGAGATGGTGCTCGCCGAGTTCGCCGAGCGGGGCACGGTGCTGTTCCTGGTGGTGGAGGAGGCGGGCGAGGTCCTCGGCACGCTCGGGATGTTCCGCGCCTGCGGGATGCGGGTGGTGCCCGAGAACGAGGTGATCGGGTCGATGTTCTACCTCGCCCCCCGGATCCGTGGCGGCATGCTGGCCGGGAAGCTGTTCTCGCTGGCCTTCCGCACCGTACGGGACCAGGGCGTCGAGGCGATCCGACTGACCGTCAACCCGAGCAACCAGCTGGCCCTGCCGCTCTACCGGCAGCTCGGCTGCGTCGTGGTCGGCCCCGCCGAGGCGGACGAGGACGGCGACATCGAGATGGTCAGCTGGATGCCGAAGATCGTCACCCGGCTGCGCGAGGAGCACGGTCACCTGATCCCCGCCGACCTGTCAATGACGGCCGCCTGGCGCTACCAGGCGGACGGCATCGCGGGCCAGGAGCTGGGCAAGGAGAGCGAGTTGCTCCAGGGCCGGACCGTGCTGCGGACCGCGCTCTCGCTCGGCGAGCTGACCTTCCGGGCGATCCTGGACCCGGACACCGGCGAGATCCTGCACACCGAGGTCGGCGCCGAACCCGGGCCCGACCCGGTGCTGCCGCCCCGGCCGGCCGGGCCCGCCGAACCGGTCTTCAGTCACCGGTCCGGACGGCTGAACCTGACGGTCCGTCACTCCGACGGCGCGGTCCGGGTGTTCCACGACGACTGGGTCGGCCCGGTGCTCCAGGAGACCTGGCCGGTCTTCGGCCCGGCCTACCTGACCGGCTGGCGGCAGGCACTGCGCCACCGGATCACCGTCCAGCCGCTGCCCGACGGGTGGCTGGCCAGCGAGCGGCAGCCGGACGGCACCCTGCACCGGGAGAGCCGGCTGGTCGACGGGGCGCTGTACCAGCGGGTCTGGTGGACCGGCGGCCCGGCACCGTACGAGCGGCTGCGGACCCTGGTGGTGAACGGGCTGCGCTCGGCCCTGCTGCTGGACGACCGGGGCTACCGCCCGGCCGGCCGCGGCCTGTACCCGGCGAACACCGCCGACTACCAGGGCGCCAGGACCCGGCTGCGGCCGGGCGGCGCGGTCGCCTGGTGGGAGCCCAGGACCGGGCTGTCCGCCCGGGTGCACTGGTCGGAGCCCGCCGAGGCGGGACTGGTCACCGACTCGCTGCTCGCGCTGGACCACCCGTCCGACTACGCGTACCACGTCGAACTGCACGACGCGGACCGGCCGCAGCAGGTACTCCCGCTGACCGGTCCCGCACCCGACCGGGGCCTCGCGCTCCGGCCGTCCGGGCCGCTGCACGAGGCGGAGGAGGACCTGACCGTTGAACAGGCCGCCTGGGACGACCGCGAGGTGGCCCGCCGCCCGGTGCACCGGATGGTCTCCGGCGACCACACCGTGCTGCTCGACGCCGCCGCCGGGGGCATCGCCTCCTGGCAGTCGGCGGGCAAGCCGGTGCTGGGCACCCCGTTCCCCCGGGCCCGGGCCTTCGCCCGGAACCCGCGGTGGCGCTCCGGACTCTGGGTGACCCGGCAGGGCACCCGCGAGGACGAGAACCACGGCCTGGGCTGGGGCTCCGAGGCGGACCCGGTCCACTGGGACTTCGACCCGGCGGCCGGCGGGCTCGGCTCACCGGAGCTGTCCTGGTCACTGGCCGGTCACCCGACCGGGATCACGGTCACCGTACGGGCCCAAGCGGCGGCACAGGACGGCGAGTTGGTGGTCTGGCTGACCCCGACGAGCCCGAAGGCGCCCGAGCTGCTGGTGCCCGGCGGCCCCGGCGAGGTCTGGTCGCTGGACAAGCCCGGCGCCTGGCAGCGCTGGACCGACCGGGTGGCCGTCCGGCTGCCCGACGGCCGCTGGCTCGCCACCGCCACCCAGGACCCGGGCAGCGCCCAGATCCTGGTCCGCTCCACCCCGTCCGGGCCGCTGCTGGCCCTGGTCGCCCGGCACCCGCACGGCCGGGCGGGCTCGGCCCACTGGCCGGTCTCGGTGCTGGCCGACGCGGACGCCGCCGAGCGGTACCTGACCCGGCAGCCGCACAGCCGCGCGCTGTCCACCGAGCACTGA
- the fabZ gene encoding 3-hydroxyacyl-ACP dehydratase FabZ, protein MSSALSAADGRKLTFDANQIRELLPHRWPMLFVDRAYDVIPGKSGYGIKNVTVSEPFFAGHYPDQSIMPGVLIVEAMAQLTAVVYASAWKEEVADSDEVDTAGRVGYLGAIRQMKFSRLVVPGDQLVLRAELGNAFGTLTPVTVQASVGGELVAKGSLTVTERSSGGGNGLQ, encoded by the coding sequence ATGAGCTCCGCACTCTCGGCGGCCGACGGCCGCAAGCTGACCTTCGACGCCAACCAGATCCGTGAACTCCTGCCGCACCGCTGGCCGATGCTCTTCGTCGACCGCGCGTACGACGTGATCCCCGGCAAGTCCGGCTACGGCATCAAGAACGTCACCGTCTCCGAGCCGTTCTTTGCCGGCCACTACCCCGACCAGTCCATCATGCCCGGCGTGCTGATCGTCGAGGCGATGGCCCAACTCACCGCCGTGGTCTACGCGTCCGCCTGGAAGGAGGAGGTGGCCGACAGCGACGAGGTCGACACCGCGGGCCGGGTGGGCTACCTGGGCGCGATCCGGCAGATGAAGTTCAGCCGGCTGGTCGTCCCGGGTGACCAGCTGGTCCTGCGGGCCGAGCTCGGCAACGCCTTCGGCACCCTGACGCCGGTCACCGTCCAGGCAAGCGTGGGCGGGGAGTTGGTCGCCAAGGGCTCGCTGACCGTGACCGAGCGCAGCAGCGGAGGCGGTAATGGCCTCCAGTGA
- a CDS encoding acyl carrier protein has translation MSQSYDELLDQAEARAALNHRVKVLLVESLGLEISPELIGDDQPLFGRGLELDSLDTLEIVVMFEEHLGVTISDDDRSAFGSVNKLVDFVVTALGEIPRVEALA, from the coding sequence ATGTCTCAGTCCTACGACGAGCTGCTCGACCAGGCCGAGGCCCGCGCCGCCCTCAACCACCGGGTGAAGGTCCTGCTGGTGGAGAGCCTGGGCCTGGAGATCAGCCCCGAGCTGATCGGCGACGACCAGCCACTGTTCGGCCGCGGTCTGGAGCTGGACTCGCTGGACACCCTGGAGATCGTGGTCATGTTCGAGGAGCACCTCGGCGTCACCATCTCCGACGACGACCGCTCCGCCTTCGGCTCGGTCAACAAGCTGGTGGACTTCGTGGTCACCGCCCTCGGCGAGATCCCCCGGGTGGAGGCCCTCGCATGA
- a CDS encoding 3-oxoacyl-ACP reductase family protein — translation MTTSTEPRSLDLAPGTFASGTVALVTGASRGIGRGCALALARAGCDVVVHYATQESAAKEVAEEIRALGREALTVQADVGVEAEVKEMFRTVRSTWKKLDVVVVNSGITADGFLATMSLDKWQKVITTNLTGAFLTCRESVKQMHRTGGSIVMIGSTSGIVGQPGQLNYTASKGGMIALAKGLAREVAERSIRVNVVAPGFTETDMLRGMEPRAREQLVGMVPMKRTGSVEEVASAVTYLASPAASYITGKVLTVDGGLTT, via the coding sequence ATGACCACGTCCACCGAACCCCGCTCACTCGACCTGGCTCCCGGCACCTTCGCCTCCGGCACGGTGGCCCTGGTCACCGGCGCCTCCCGGGGCATCGGCCGGGGCTGCGCCCTGGCCCTGGCCCGGGCCGGCTGCGACGTGGTGGTGCACTACGCCACCCAGGAGAGCGCCGCCAAGGAGGTCGCGGAGGAGATCCGCGCACTCGGCCGGGAGGCGCTCACCGTGCAGGCCGACGTCGGCGTCGAGGCCGAGGTCAAGGAGATGTTCCGGACCGTCAGGAGCACCTGGAAGAAGCTCGACGTGGTGGTCGTCAACAGCGGCATCACGGCGGACGGCTTCCTCGCCACGATGAGCCTCGACAAGTGGCAGAAGGTCATCACCACCAACCTCACCGGCGCCTTCCTGACCTGCCGTGAGTCGGTCAAGCAGATGCACCGCACCGGCGGCTCGATCGTCATGATCGGCTCGACCAGCGGCATCGTCGGCCAGCCCGGCCAGCTCAACTACACCGCCAGCAAGGGCGGCATGATCGCCCTCGCCAAGGGCCTGGCCCGCGAGGTGGCCGAGCGCTCGATCCGGGTCAACGTGGTCGCCCCCGGCTTCACCGAGACCGACATGCTCCGGGGCATGGAGCCCCGGGCCCGCGAGCAGCTGGTCGGCATGGTCCCCATGAAGCGCACCGGCAGCGTCGAGGAAGTGGCCTCGGCCGTGACCTACCTCGCCTCGCCGGCCGCGAGCTACATCACCGGCAAGGTGCTCACCGTCGACGGCGGCCTGACCACCTGA
- a CDS encoding ACP S-malonyltransferase: MSTGKAVRALFPGQGSQTPGMGKALATAFPVAAACFDEASEAVGLDLRELCWDAPGTVLAQTQNAQPALLTVAVATWRVLEERGVRLTATAGHSVGAVAALVAAGSLPFGRAVELIRLRGELMAGAPGEGGMCAVVATGQDRTEALAAVERHGLDVAADNSPRQFVAAGELATVRAFAAELGARAKLLDVSHAFHSRLMQPVADRWADAVRDARLVDATVPVGLVATGSFSTDADDLAKDLTAALCAPVRWQDLMTALGGPDPTPLVALGPAQALVGLAKHFPDRPQLTLVNTPVSLEAFVRRLEAEDR, translated from the coding sequence ATGAGTACCGGCAAGGCAGTCCGTGCCCTGTTCCCCGGCCAGGGCAGCCAGACGCCCGGCATGGGCAAGGCGCTGGCCACCGCGTTCCCGGTCGCGGCCGCCTGTTTCGACGAAGCGTCCGAGGCCGTCGGCCTGGACCTGCGGGAGCTCTGCTGGGACGCGCCCGGCACCGTGCTCGCCCAGACCCAGAACGCCCAACCCGCCCTGCTGACCGTGGCGGTGGCGACCTGGCGGGTGCTCGAGGAGCGCGGCGTCCGGCTCACCGCGACCGCCGGGCACAGTGTCGGCGCGGTCGCCGCGCTGGTCGCCGCCGGCAGTCTGCCGTTCGGCCGGGCGGTCGAACTGATCAGGCTGCGCGGCGAGTTGATGGCCGGAGCGCCCGGCGAGGGCGGGATGTGCGCGGTCGTGGCGACCGGCCAGGACCGCACCGAGGCGCTGGCCGCCGTCGAGCGGCACGGCCTGGACGTCGCCGCCGACAACAGCCCGCGGCAGTTCGTGGCGGCCGGCGAGCTGGCCACCGTACGGGCCTTCGCCGCCGAACTGGGCGCCCGGGCCAAGCTGTTGGACGTCTCGCACGCCTTCCACAGCCGGCTGATGCAGCCGGTAGCCGACCGGTGGGCGGACGCCGTCCGGGACGCCCGGCTGGTGGACGCGACCGTACCGGTCGGCCTGGTGGCCACCGGTTCGTTCAGCACCGATGCCGACGACCTGGCCAAGGACCTCACCGCCGCACTCTGCGCGCCGGTCCGCTGGCAGGACCTGATGACCGCGCTCGGCGGCCCCGACCCCACCCCGCTGGTGGCGCTCGGACCCGCCCAGGCGCTGGTCGGACTGGCCAAGCACTTCCCCGACCGACCCCAACTCACCCTGGTGAACACCCCCGTATCGCTGGAGGCGTTCGTGCGCCGACTGGAGGCAGAGGACAGATGA
- the sbnA gene encoding 2,3-diaminopropionate biosynthesis protein SbnA — protein MVRRALQGLPGIIGGTPLIELKQIAPEFRSRVLVKMERFNPGGSIKDRTALSMLLGAIEAGELDPERSVVIESSSGNLGVGLAQICRYFGLRFICVIDAKTTSRNLELLRAYRAEVELVTEPDADSGEYLPARLRRVRELVAATPHAYWPNQYANPNNPRAHQQTMREIHLALDGRIDYLFASVGTFGTMRGCAEYIREHRLNTRIIGVDAIGSVIFDQPPAPRLLPGHGASIRPPLTDTSLVDEVIHVSDLDSVVGCRKLVQREAILAGGSSGAVTAAFLGYRDRIPDGSNCVLIYPDGGDRYLDTIYHDGWVLEKFGDISGLWQETAHQPAPVAG, from the coding sequence ATGGTACGCAGAGCCTTGCAGGGTCTCCCGGGAATCATCGGCGGGACACCGCTGATCGAACTGAAGCAGATCGCCCCGGAGTTCCGCTCCAGGGTGCTGGTGAAGATGGAGCGCTTCAACCCGGGCGGCAGCATCAAGGACCGCACCGCGCTCTCCATGCTGCTCGGTGCGATCGAGGCCGGCGAGCTCGACCCGGAGCGCTCGGTGGTCATCGAGTCCAGCTCGGGCAACCTCGGGGTCGGACTGGCCCAGATCTGCCGGTACTTCGGTCTCCGGTTCATCTGTGTGATCGACGCCAAGACCACCAGCCGCAACCTCGAACTGCTCCGGGCCTACCGGGCCGAGGTCGAGCTGGTCACCGAACCCGACGCCGACAGCGGCGAGTACCTGCCGGCCCGGCTGCGCCGGGTCCGGGAGCTGGTCGCGGCCACCCCGCACGCCTACTGGCCGAACCAGTACGCCAACCCCAACAACCCCCGGGCGCACCAGCAGACCATGCGGGAGATCCACCTCGCGCTGGACGGCCGGATCGACTACCTGTTCGCCTCGGTCGGCACCTTCGGCACCATGCGGGGCTGCGCCGAGTACATCAGGGAGCACCGGCTGAACACCCGGATCATCGGGGTGGACGCGATCGGCAGCGTCATCTTCGACCAGCCCCCCGCGCCCCGGCTGCTGCCCGGGCACGGAGCGAGCATCCGCCCGCCGCTCACCGACACCAGCCTGGTCGACGAGGTGATCCATGTCTCGGACCTGGACAGCGTGGTGGGCTGCCGGAAGCTCGTGCAGCGCGAGGCCATCCTGGCCGGCGGCTCCTCCGGGGCGGTCACCGCGGCCTTCCTGGGCTACCGGGACCGGATCCCGGACGGTTCGAACTGCGTCCTGATCTACCCCGACGGCGGCGACCGCTACCTCGACACCATCTACCACGACGGCTGGGTGCTGGAGAAGTTCGGTGACATCTCCGGGCTCTGGCAGGAGACCGCGCACCAGCCCGCCCCCGTCGCGGGCTGA
- a CDS encoding acyl carrier protein: MSDRTAVATAPQTTEQIRGWLLDRVAHYLGRPSADLAGHLPLSGYGRESVYTFALCADIERVLRVPVHPTVIWNIDTVDGLAAYLGFRSARR, translated from the coding sequence ATGTCCGACCGCACCGCTGTCGCCACCGCACCGCAGACCACCGAGCAGATCCGCGGCTGGCTGCTCGACCGGGTCGCCCACTACCTCGGCCGGCCGAGCGCCGACCTGGCCGGCCACCTCCCGCTGAGCGGCTACGGCCGGGAGTCGGTCTACACCTTCGCCCTGTGCGCCGACATCGAGCGCGTCCTGCGCGTGCCCGTGCACCCCACCGTGATCTGGAACATCGACACGGTGGACGGCCTGGCCGCGTACCTGGGTTTCCGCTCGGCCCGGCGCTGA
- a CDS encoding AfsR/SARP family transcriptional regulator, whose product MEFRILGPVHVWTAGQEDTLSGTKQRTTFAALVLAGGRVLSDEHLSRMLWDENPPNTAGAQIHTYASRIRRRLGPDAQLIRIRSGYRLVADQIACDHREFAHRAADGLRALREQSYERAAEELRAALALWRGEALADVTDQLIDTERPQLEETRLEALEGWIEAELILGRHRGLIPELTRLVSQHPMREQFRALLMTALYRSERQAEAMSLYLDGRRILAEELGVEPGRLLVRTYEAILSGEVRTLMPHQLVG is encoded by the coding sequence ATGGAGTTCCGAATCCTCGGGCCGGTTCACGTCTGGACCGCCGGCCAGGAAGACACCCTCAGCGGCACCAAGCAGCGCACCACCTTCGCCGCGCTGGTCCTGGCGGGCGGGCGGGTGCTGTCCGACGAGCACCTGAGCCGGATGCTCTGGGACGAGAACCCGCCGAACACCGCCGGGGCGCAGATCCACACCTACGCCTCGCGGATCCGGCGACGACTCGGGCCGGACGCCCAGCTGATCAGAATCCGCTCCGGCTACCGCCTGGTGGCCGATCAGATCGCCTGTGACCACCGGGAGTTCGCGCACCGGGCCGCCGACGGCCTGCGCGCACTGCGGGAGCAGAGCTACGAGCGCGCGGCCGAGGAGCTGCGGGCCGCCCTCGCGCTCTGGCGGGGCGAGGCGCTGGCGGACGTCACGGACCAGCTGATCGACACCGAGCGGCCGCAGCTGGAGGAGACCCGGCTGGAGGCGCTGGAGGGCTGGATCGAGGCGGAGCTGATCCTCGGCCGGCACCGCGGGCTGATCCCGGAACTCACCCGGCTGGTCTCGCAGCACCCGATGCGCGAGCAGTTCCGGGCCCTGCTGATGACCGCGCTGTACCGCTCGGAACGGCAGGCCGAGGCGATGTCGCTCTACCTGGACGGGCGGCGGATCCTCGCCGAGGAGCTCGGGGTGGAGCCCGGGCGACTGCTGGTCCGGACGTACGAGGCGATCCTGAGCGGCGAGGTGCGGACCCTGATGCCGCATCAGCTGGTGGGCTGA
- the sbnB gene encoding 2,3-diaminopropionate biosynthesis protein SbnB: MSRTGTVPPFAVISGAQVHRVLDGRQQEVVSIVEEAYRIHGVGGTVNPPSYFLRFPDRPSSRIIALPASIGGAVRVDGLKWISSFPENVPAGLPRASAVLILNDHETGYPLACLESSIISAARTAASAALAAARLSEARGPGVGRPRRIGFVGVGLIARYLHSYLAGTGWEFDSTGVHDLSAEHAAGFAGYLQQAGGTGEITVHESAEELIRTSDLVVFATVAGAPHVHDPEWFSHNPLVLHVSLRDLAPEVVLGAVNIVDDVEHCLKADTSLHLAEQRTGNRDFVDGTLYDVLTGRLTLPADRPVVFSPFGLGVLDLAVGKHVYDSVLAAGELAVVEDFFHDLRRYG; encoded by the coding sequence ATGTCCCGAACAGGTACGGTCCCGCCGTTCGCCGTCATCTCCGGAGCCCAGGTCCACCGGGTTCTGGACGGCAGGCAGCAGGAAGTGGTCTCGATCGTGGAGGAGGCGTACCGGATCCACGGCGTGGGCGGGACGGTGAACCCGCCGTCCTACTTCCTGCGCTTCCCGGACCGCCCGAGCTCCCGGATCATCGCGCTGCCCGCCTCGATCGGCGGTGCGGTGCGGGTGGACGGGCTGAAGTGGATCTCCAGCTTCCCGGAGAACGTGCCGGCCGGGCTGCCGCGGGCCTCCGCCGTGCTGATCCTCAACGACCACGAGACCGGCTATCCGCTCGCCTGCTTGGAGAGTTCGATCATCAGCGCGGCCCGGACGGCGGCCTCCGCCGCGCTCGCGGCCGCCCGGCTCTCGGAGGCCCGCGGGCCCGGCGTCGGCCGGCCGCGGCGGATCGGCTTCGTCGGGGTCGGGCTGATCGCCCGCTATCTGCACAGCTATCTGGCCGGTACGGGCTGGGAGTTCGACTCCACCGGGGTGCACGACCTGTCCGCCGAGCACGCCGCCGGGTTCGCCGGATATCTCCAACAGGCCGGTGGCACCGGCGAGATCACCGTGCACGAGAGCGCCGAGGAGCTGATCCGGACCAGCGACCTGGTGGTCTTCGCGACCGTGGCCGGCGCCCCCCATGTGCACGACCCCGAGTGGTTCTCGCACAACCCGCTGGTGCTGCACGTCTCGCTTCGCGACCTGGCCCCCGAGGTGGTGCTCGGGGCCGTCAACATCGTGGACGACGTGGAGCACTGCCTGAAGGCCGACACCTCGCTGCACCTCGCCGAACAGCGCACGGGGAACCGGGACTTCGTCGACGGCACGCTGTACGACGTCCTCACCGGCCGGCTCACGCTGCCCGCCGACCGCCCGGTGGTGTTCTCGCCGTTCGGCCTCGGGGTGCTCGACCTCGCGGTCGGCAAGCACGTGTACGACTCGGTGCTGGCCGCCGGGGAGCTGGCGGTGGTCGAGGACTTCTTCCACGATCTCCGCCGCTACGGCTGA